In a genomic window of Candidatus Hydrogenedentota bacterium:
- a CDS encoding ribose-phosphate pyrophosphokinase translates to MAYSKSLKVFCGNASRALAEGICAHLETPLGKASVSSFSDGEIKVQIGENIRGSDVFICNSTSPPVNTNLMEMLILIDAARRASAERVTAVVPYFGYGRQDRKDRPRVPITAKLVSNLIVAAGADRVLTVDLHCGQIQGFFDIPVDHLSADVVFVNYFIERGIDDVVVVSPDTGSVARIREFARRLDVPLTIVDKRRPKENESEVMNVIGDVAGKHALIFDDMIDTAGTLVKAAQAIKDRGAIDVIACSTHPVFSGNAVERIMNSVLDEVLVSDSIPLKEDALACPKIKTLSIAPLLGEAIRRVHQEESLSILFR, encoded by the coding sequence GTGGCGTACTCAAAGAGCCTTAAAGTCTTCTGTGGAAATGCCTCACGCGCATTGGCCGAGGGCATCTGTGCGCATTTGGAAACCCCGCTGGGCAAGGCATCCGTCAGCTCATTCAGCGATGGTGAGATCAAGGTGCAGATCGGCGAGAACATTCGCGGAAGCGACGTGTTCATCTGCAACAGCACGAGTCCGCCCGTCAACACGAACCTGATGGAAATGTTGATCCTGATAGACGCGGCGCGGCGCGCGTCGGCGGAGCGCGTTACGGCGGTGGTTCCGTATTTTGGTTATGGCCGGCAGGACCGCAAAGACCGCCCGCGCGTACCGATTACGGCCAAGCTGGTATCCAACCTCATTGTGGCCGCCGGTGCGGACCGCGTCCTCACGGTGGATCTGCATTGCGGTCAGATCCAGGGGTTCTTCGATATCCCCGTGGATCACCTGAGCGCAGACGTCGTGTTCGTGAACTACTTTATCGAACGCGGTATCGACGACGTCGTTGTTGTGTCGCCCGACACGGGTAGCGTGGCGCGCATCCGCGAATTTGCGCGCCGGCTCGATGTGCCGCTGACCATCGTGGACAAGCGGCGTCCCAAAGAGAACGAAAGCGAAGTTATGAATGTCATCGGTGATGTGGCGGGGAAGCACGCCCTCATCTTCGACGACATGATCGATACGGCCGGAACGCTTGTGAAAGCGGCCCAGGCCATCAAAGACCGCGGCGCTATCGATGTCATCGCGTGTTCGACGCACCCCGTGTTCAGCGGTAATGCGGTCGAGCGCATTATGAATTCTGTGTTGGACGAAGTATTGGTGAGCGATTCGATTCCGTTGAAGGAAGATGCGTTGGCCTGCCCGAAGATTAAGACCTTGTCGATCGCGCCGTTGTTGGGCGAGGCCATCCGCCGTGTTCACCAGGAAGAATCGTTGAGCATCCTGTTCCGGTAA
- a CDS encoding 50S ribosomal protein L25: MELKTLKVNIRQGKGKGPAGRTRNGGDVPGVLYGGGTDVLHVTVNTREFGKIIQGGGEHAIVQLDVQGDASLSSPALLKEVQHHPVRGHVLHADFLRIRLDERITVLVPVVLTGQCKGVVDGGVVDHQLREVEVECLALDVPASLTLDITELGIGDSCHVDKLVAPEGVSIVTDPGRAVVVVQAPRTVRAEGAEEGAAEGAEPALVGDEKKEKSDDDKS; encoded by the coding sequence ATGGAACTGAAGACCCTCAAAGTGAACATACGTCAGGGTAAGGGCAAGGGCCCGGCCGGGCGTACACGCAACGGCGGAGACGTGCCGGGCGTGTTGTATGGCGGTGGAACCGACGTGCTCCACGTAACCGTCAACACGCGCGAATTCGGCAAAATCATCCAGGGCGGCGGCGAGCACGCAATCGTGCAGTTGGATGTTCAAGGCGATGCGTCCTTGAGCAGCCCGGCCTTGCTGAAGGAAGTGCAGCACCACCCCGTGCGCGGGCACGTGCTTCACGCCGATTTCCTGCGCATCCGTCTCGATGAGCGCATTACGGTGCTTGTCCCCGTCGTGTTGACCGGCCAATGCAAGGGCGTGGTCGACGGCGGCGTGGTGGACCACCAGCTCCGTGAAGTGGAAGTCGAGTGCTTGGCTCTCGACGTACCTGCTTCGTTGACGCTGGACATCACCGAGCTTGGCATTGGCGACAGTTGCCACGTGGACAAGCTGGTTGCGCCGGAAGGCGTCTCGATTGTCACTGACCCGGGCCGGGCCGTCGTGGTCGTTCAGGCTCCGCGCACCGTTCGCGCCGAAGGCGCCGAAGAGGGTGCCGCAGAGGGCGCCGAACCGGCATTGGTCGGCGACGAGAAGAAAGAAAAGTCCGACGACGACAAGTCCTAA
- the pth gene encoding aminoacyl-tRNA hydrolase, protein MKLIVGLGNPGPQYRNTRHNVGFRAVERVAEMLGVMFDQEKYDGLIAKGQRGTHAILLLKPMTYMNVSGVSVAAAAKNRVANPLDLLIVTDDINLPLGRLRLREKGSAGGHNGLKSIIERLGTDEFPRLRIGVGDKEPGTDLRDHVLSGFRPEEKPEVDRAIDLAAAGILDFVDRGASRAMTELNKRQSEDRRSSESESGGGRGGSRPRTGPE, encoded by the coding sequence GTGAAGCTTATCGTGGGACTGGGCAATCCGGGGCCACAATATCGAAACACGCGGCATAACGTGGGTTTCCGGGCGGTTGAGCGTGTCGCCGAAATGCTTGGCGTTATGTTCGACCAGGAGAAGTACGACGGACTCATCGCCAAGGGTCAGCGTGGAACGCACGCGATCCTGCTCTTGAAGCCGATGACGTATATGAACGTAAGCGGCGTTTCAGTGGCGGCGGCGGCCAAGAACCGCGTTGCCAACCCGCTGGACCTGTTGATTGTGACGGACGACATCAACCTGCCCTTGGGGCGGCTGCGGTTGCGCGAAAAGGGCAGCGCGGGCGGCCACAATGGGCTGAAGTCGATTATCGAACGTTTGGGCACGGATGAATTCCCCCGACTACGCATAGGCGTAGGGGATAAAGAACCCGGTACCGATCTTCGCGACCACGTGTTGAGTGGGTTCAGGCCGGAAGAGAAACCCGAAGTGGATCGCGCCATTGATTTGGCGGCCGCGGGAATCTTGGACTTCGTGGACCGCGGCGCGAGCCGCGCCATGACCGAACTGAACAAGAGACAAAGCGAGGATCGGCGCTCGTCGGAATCTGAATCCGGGGGCGGCCGCGGGGGTTCACGGCCGCGTACCGGGCCAGAGTAA
- the ilvN gene encoding acetolactate synthase small subunit, whose amino-acid sequence MKHTISVLVENHFGVLARVSGLFSARGYNIDSLCVGETEDPTISRMTVVVRGDERVLAQIVKQLEKLVDVIKVIDLTQENYVERELAMVRVGVNGSKRGEVIEIANIFRAKVVDMSKDAMVVEATGSEDKVQAFIDMMRPFGILELVRTGRIAIARSAKNHEKGTLNG is encoded by the coding sequence ATGAAGCACACCATCAGCGTCTTGGTCGAGAACCACTTCGGCGTCTTGGCACGAGTCTCGGGGCTGTTCAGTGCCCGCGGCTACAACATCGACAGTCTTTGCGTGGGTGAAACCGAAGACCCAACGATCAGCCGGATGACCGTGGTGGTGCGGGGCGACGAGCGCGTCTTGGCTCAAATCGTAAAGCAACTTGAAAAGCTGGTCGACGTAATCAAAGTCATCGACCTCACGCAAGAGAACTATGTCGAGCGCGAGCTTGCCATGGTGCGCGTCGGCGTGAACGGCTCCAAGCGCGGCGAAGTCATTGAAATTGCCAACATCTTCCGCGCCAAGGTCGTCGACATGAGCAAAGACGCGATGGTAGTCGAGGCTACCGGTAGCGAAGACAAAGTGCAGGCTTTCATCGACATGATGCGGCCGTTTGGAATTCTTGAACTGGTGCGGACAGGTCGAATCGCGATCGCCCGTTCGGCCAAAAACCACGAGAAAGGGACATTGAATGGCTAA
- the ilvC gene encoding ketol-acid reductoisomerase — MAKIYYDKDADKSILKNKTVAIIGFGSQGHAHAQNLRDSGVNVVVGEVIKDDNPNYKAALDAGLPVMTAAEATKKAQIIVILVPDTIQKMVYEKEILPNLDKGDSLVFAHGFNIHFKCIEPSPDVDVWMIAPKGPGHLVRDEFVKGAGVPCLVAIYQNSTGKALDIALAYGCSIGGGRGGIIETTFKEETETDLFGEQTVLCGGSAALIKAGFEVLVEAGYQPEIAYFEVMHELKLIVDLYYRGGLKFMNYSVSDTAEYGGLSIGPKIITDETKKVMRDVLKRIQTGEFAKEWLAEFQSGGATFKKLRQQDAEHPVEKVGAELRKMMPWIK, encoded by the coding sequence ATGGCTAAGATCTACTACGACAAGGATGCGGACAAGAGCATTCTTAAGAACAAGACGGTTGCCATTATCGGTTTCGGCAGCCAGGGCCACGCCCATGCGCAGAACCTGCGCGACAGCGGCGTCAACGTCGTGGTCGGCGAAGTCATCAAGGACGATAACCCCAATTACAAGGCTGCTCTCGACGCCGGTCTCCCCGTGATGACCGCCGCGGAAGCCACCAAGAAAGCCCAGATCATCGTCATTCTCGTGCCCGATACCATTCAGAAGATGGTGTACGAGAAGGAAATCCTGCCCAATCTCGACAAGGGCGACTCCCTTGTATTCGCCCACGGGTTCAACATTCACTTCAAGTGCATCGAGCCTTCGCCCGATGTCGATGTGTGGATGATTGCCCCGAAAGGCCCCGGTCACCTTGTTCGCGATGAGTTCGTGAAGGGCGCCGGCGTTCCTTGTCTCGTGGCCATCTACCAGAACTCCACCGGAAAGGCCCTCGATATCGCCCTTGCCTACGGATGCTCCATCGGTGGCGGACGCGGCGGAATCATTGAGACCACCTTCAAGGAAGAAACCGAAACCGACCTGTTCGGCGAGCAGACGGTGCTCTGCGGCGGTTCCGCGGCCCTTATCAAGGCCGGGTTCGAAGTGTTGGTCGAAGCCGGTTACCAGCCCGAGATCGCCTACTTCGAAGTCATGCACGAACTGAAACTCATTGTCGACCTGTACTACCGCGGCGGGTTGAAGTTTATGAACTATTCCGTGAGCGACACGGCGGAATACGGCGGTCTTTCCATCGGTCCGAAGATCATCACCGACGAGACCAAGAAGGTCATGCGCGATGTGTTAAAACGCATCCAAACTGGCGAATTTGCCAAGGAATGGCTCGCCGAATTCCAGTCCGGCGGCGCCACTTTCAAGAAGCTTCGCCAGCAGGACGCGGAGCACCCCGTGGAGAAGGTTGGGGCGGAACTCCGAAAGATGATGCCCTGGATTAAGTAA
- the accD gene encoding acetyl-CoA carboxylase, carboxyltransferase subunit beta, translating to MPFLKRRRFVSVIGRKSSVPDGLWIKCPGCGQPVSRTDVEENQSVCPACDYHHRIPADRRIEFLLDPDSFVETHTNLESLDPLGFVVKEEGTKYSYLDKVADSRKRSGVGESIVTGIGTVEGARASFGVMEFSFLGGSMGSAMGEKFCRAAQDAIRERIPYVVFSSSGGARMMEGILSLMQMAKTSEAVRQLNEAGIPYISVLTHPTTGGVYASFASLGDIILAEPNAQIGFAGPRLIEGALKVKLPEGFQSTEYQYQNGFVDRIVNRTEMRSILGKLLLYLKPQ from the coding sequence ATGCCTTTTCTAAAACGCAGACGTTTTGTATCGGTCATCGGCCGCAAAAGCAGCGTGCCGGATGGACTGTGGATCAAGTGTCCGGGCTGTGGTCAGCCCGTGAGCAGGACGGACGTCGAAGAGAACCAGTCCGTTTGCCCGGCGTGCGATTATCACCATCGCATTCCAGCTGACCGGCGCATTGAGTTCTTGCTGGACCCCGACTCGTTTGTCGAAACGCACACGAACCTCGAATCTCTGGATCCGCTTGGGTTCGTCGTGAAAGAAGAGGGCACTAAGTATTCGTATCTCGACAAGGTGGCCGATTCGCGCAAAAGATCCGGAGTGGGAGAGTCCATCGTGACCGGCATCGGCACGGTAGAAGGCGCGCGCGCCTCGTTCGGTGTCATGGAATTCTCGTTCCTGGGCGGAAGCATGGGATCGGCCATGGGCGAGAAGTTCTGCCGGGCGGCGCAAGACGCCATCCGCGAACGCATCCCCTACGTCGTGTTTTCCTCTTCCGGCGGCGCGCGCATGATGGAAGGTATTCTGAGCCTCATGCAAATGGCGAAGACTTCCGAAGCCGTCCGGCAACTGAACGAAGCCGGCATCCCGTACATCTCCGTGCTTACGCATCCGACCACAGGCGGCGTATACGCCAGCTTTGCGAGCCTGGGCGACATCATTCTGGCCGAGCCCAACGCACAGATCGGTTTCGCAGGGCCGCGTTTGATTGAAGGCGCTTTGAAGGTCAAGCTTCCTGAAGGATTTCAGTCCACCGAGTATCAGTATCAGAACGGGTTCGTAGACCGAATTGTGAATCGCACTGAAATGCGGAGCATTCTCGGAAAGTTGCTGCTCTACCTGAAACCTCAGTGA
- a CDS encoding bifunctional folylpolyglutamate synthase/dihydrofolate synthase gives MNPREYLAGLEFHGIKLGLDNITYLLNQAGRPHTAYPTVHVAGTNGKGSVVAMLDAMLRAAGYCVGRFTSPHLIQLNERFIINAQPIDDGELDSQIEYFRNLAEQRDAPPTYFELCTAIAFRWFQRREVDAAIIEVGMGGRFDSTNVITPLACAITNIDLEHTQYLGDTRAKIAFEKAGIIKRGVPTVVSEKDREPLEVILARARDLDSRCYLLGDDFTYTLDGTVLNSRFTYRSKSLTLSNVSLGLAGRYQGENAAAAVALAERIQTSFPNLTANAIQRGLETAQWPCRLERVLEAPPVFVDVAHNPAGMRKLAAELGSCIVVMAVSSDKAAVQMCDAIAPVARELILTQYAGHRGLPVDALCAAAGNHRSFRRVEQLDDAIAAGMALASNDCPLVVTGSVFTAGQAREILIEDYGAKPLLF, from the coding sequence GTGAATCCACGAGAATATCTTGCCGGGCTCGAGTTCCACGGCATCAAGCTCGGCCTCGACAACATCACCTACCTTCTCAACCAGGCAGGCCGCCCTCATACGGCCTATCCGACCGTGCATGTCGCCGGTACCAATGGCAAAGGCAGTGTGGTTGCCATGCTGGACGCGATGTTGCGCGCAGCCGGCTATTGTGTGGGCCGCTTCACGAGTCCGCACCTGATTCAGCTCAACGAGCGCTTCATCATCAATGCACAGCCAATCGACGACGGGGAACTCGATTCTCAGATAGAGTACTTCCGAAATCTCGCGGAACAAAGGGACGCACCTCCCACGTATTTTGAACTATGCACGGCCATCGCCTTTCGATGGTTTCAACGACGTGAAGTGGATGCCGCGATCATCGAGGTGGGCATGGGGGGGAGATTCGATTCCACGAACGTCATCACGCCGCTTGCGTGTGCCATAACAAACATCGACTTGGAGCACACACAGTACCTTGGCGACACGCGCGCCAAGATCGCCTTCGAGAAAGCGGGGATCATCAAGCGAGGCGTGCCCACTGTCGTCTCGGAGAAGGACCGAGAACCGCTCGAAGTCATCCTCGCGCGAGCCCGCGATCTCGACAGCCGTTGTTATCTGCTGGGAGACGACTTCACGTACACGTTGGACGGAACAGTCCTGAATTCGCGTTTCACCTATCGCAGCAAGAGTCTGACCCTGTCGAACGTGTCGCTAGGCTTGGCCGGCCGTTATCAGGGCGAAAACGCCGCCGCCGCCGTCGCGCTGGCAGAACGCATTCAAACGTCTTTCCCCAATCTCACTGCCAACGCTATCCAGCGAGGCTTGGAGACGGCGCAGTGGCCTTGCCGGTTAGAGCGCGTCCTGGAGGCGCCGCCGGTATTTGTCGACGTCGCCCACAATCCCGCGGGCATGCGCAAGCTGGCCGCCGAACTAGGGTCGTGTATTGTGGTGATGGCGGTATCGTCGGATAAGGCGGCAGTGCAGATGTGCGACGCGATCGCGCCAGTAGCCCGCGAGTTGATCCTGACGCAGTACGCTGGGCACCGTGGATTACCCGTTGACGCTTTGTGCGCGGCAGCGGGCAACCACCGCAGCTTCCGGCGCGTTGAGCAATTGGACGACGCCATCGCCGCGGGCATGGCGCTTGCCTCAAACGATTGTCCTCTGGTCGTTACGGGCTCGGTCTTCACGGCGGGACAAGCGCGCGAGATTCTCATCGAGGATTACGGGGCCAAGCCGCTTCTCTTCTGA
- a CDS encoding alginate lyase family protein, whose translation MKQKTASIQAFSKDRVLFAISTLALTACLSACGHSTLESVPREVWESPNLLVNRDDLNRIKDNVANDTGVLKAAYAGLVSTADGMLSATPNPIAGKLEIPGYYTSKRETQQTLTRQLRQDARTAHALALAYAVTGKTAYAAKSKEFLFAWVDSLTHPVDGGEWWEFITLSQGGDTRLVITYSFPSFLYAFDLLKGEGYLKQDEIESFRAWLKPFVSYCRSEVFYKNNHHNWQVVFLMCAGHALEDPELFQTAVNYYRHGIKGQIGKEGRLPKELRRHEKAGTYTLMALEGMTQAVHLAERHGYSDLRDLRSSNATTLKDAVDFYVKYLDDPAGWAGYTNAKELNVPKDPSDWGYIFELPYRWWREDAYLAHMAKRPYGFGVERCYTLDFATLLFAEPR comes from the coding sequence GTGAAGCAGAAGACAGCCTCCATACAAGCCTTTTCCAAGGACCGAGTCCTCTTCGCCATCTCAACGCTCGCGCTCACCGCATGTCTTTCCGCGTGCGGCCATTCCACGTTGGAATCCGTTCCGCGGGAAGTTTGGGAAAGCCCAAACCTGCTGGTCAATCGCGACGACCTGAATCGAATCAAGGACAACGTCGCGAATGATACGGGGGTTCTGAAGGCGGCATACGCAGGACTGGTCTCCACAGCGGACGGGATGTTGTCGGCGACTCCTAATCCTATTGCCGGGAAGCTGGAAATCCCGGGGTACTACACGTCGAAGCGCGAGACTCAGCAGACGCTGACTCGCCAGTTGCGTCAGGATGCGCGTACGGCGCATGCACTTGCGCTCGCCTATGCGGTGACGGGCAAGACAGCATATGCGGCAAAGTCCAAGGAGTTTCTGTTCGCCTGGGTGGATTCGTTGACACACCCGGTCGATGGCGGGGAATGGTGGGAATTTATCACGCTCTCGCAGGGCGGCGATACGCGACTGGTAATCACCTATAGTTTTCCGTCCTTTCTGTATGCTTTCGACCTTCTTAAGGGAGAGGGTTATCTTAAACAAGACGAGATTGAGTCATTTCGCGCTTGGCTGAAACCATTCGTCTCGTACTGCCGCTCTGAGGTCTTCTATAAGAACAACCACCACAATTGGCAGGTCGTGTTCCTGATGTGCGCGGGACATGCGCTCGAAGACCCTGAACTCTTTCAGACGGCGGTGAATTACTATCGTCACGGAATCAAGGGGCAAATTGGCAAGGAAGGCCGGCTTCCAAAGGAACTGCGCCGCCACGAAAAGGCGGGAACCTACACGCTGATGGCTCTGGAAGGCATGACACAAGCCGTCCATCTTGCCGAACGACACGGCTATTCGGATCTCCGAGACCTTCGTTCATCAAACGCTACTACCTTGAAAGACGCCGTGGATTTCTATGTGAAATACCTCGACGATCCGGCGGGCTGGGCTGGCTATACGAATGCAAAGGAACTCAATGTCCCAAAGGATCCCTCCGACTGGGGATATATCTTCGAATTGCCGTACCGTTGGTGGAGAGAAGACGCCTATTTGGCGCACATGGCAAAGCGCCCATACGGTTTCGGCGTCGAGCGATGCTACACACTGGACTTCGCCACGCTTTTATTCGCCGAACCTCGCTGA